From Alkalilimnicola sp. S0819:
TATTCCGTCCACCGACGAGCTGAAGCTGCCGGCGGTGATCAAGGAATTCGCCATGATCAAGCGCGGCCTGGTGATCTTCGTGGGCGCCACCGGCACGGGCAAGTCCACCTCGCTGGCCTCGATGATCAGCTACCGCAACCACAACAGCACCGGCCATATCATCACCATCGAGGACCCCATCGAGTTCATCCACCAGCACGCCGGCTGCATCGTCACCCAGCGCGAGGTGGGCATAGACACCGAGTCCTTCGATGTGGCGCTGAAGAACACCCTGCGCCAGGCGCCCGACGTGATCCTGATCGGCGAAATCCGCACCCAGGACACCATGGACTACGCCATCGCTTTCGCCGAGACCGGCCATCTGTGCCTGGCGACCCTGCACGCCAACAACGCCAACCAGGCCATGGATCGCATCGTCAACTTCTTCCCGCCGGAGCGGCACAACCAGCTGTTCATGGACCTGTCGTTGAACCTGAAGGGCGTGGTGGCCCAGCAGCTGATTCCCACCCCGGACGGCAAGGGGCGGGTGCCCGCGGTGGAGGTGCTCAAGGGCACGCCGCTGGTGGCCGACAAGATCCGCGCCGGCGAGGTGCACGAGCTGAAGGAGATCATGAAGCGCTCCCGGGAGCAGGGCATGCAGACCTTCGACCAGCACCTGTTCGAGCTCTACAAGAGCGGCCAGATCACCTACGAGGACGCGCTGCGTTACGCCGATTCGGAGAACGAGGTGCGGCTGATGGCCAAGCTGGGCGCCGATGACACCCAGGAGCGGCTGGAGAGCGCCACTGCCGGCATGACCCTGGTGGATGAGCGGGCCGGCGACCACCGGTACTGATGCGCTGCCGGCGGCTGCCGGGCGCTGGGGTCGCCCCGGCGCCTGTGGGCCTTTTCGGACCTCGCGGCGCGGCCGCGGAGCTTGGGCCGGCAGGAAAGTCGGACCCTCTCTGAGTACTTGCCATGAAACGACTCGCTTCCTGGTGGCGCCGCAAGGCACCGCCCGCCTCGCCGCCCGGCGCGGCTGACACGGATGATGAACAGCTGTGGGTTTCCCGCGCCCACTTGCGGCGCATGGAGGAGCTGGCACAACGTTATCGCAGCATCGTCGATCTCATACCCGAGGCGGTGTGCGTGGTGGCCCCGGATGGCCGGTATCTGGAACGCAATGCCCATGCGGAGACGCTCACCGGCATAGGGATCGATGCGGTGCGTGGCCGCTCCTTTCTGGATCTGGTGATCCCGGAGGATCGGGAGAGAGCCTTCGAGGCCGTCAATGGCGCCAAGCAGGGCAAGCCGCAGAACACCGGGTTCCGAGTCTACAACGCCGAAGGTGGTGTGGTGCATACCGACCTGACGGTAGCGCCCATCGTCAGCGAGGGGGAGGTGGTGGCGGTGTTCGGGCTGGCTCGGGACATGACCCACCGGGTAGAAGCGGAGCGCCGGCTCAAGGCCAGCGAGCAGAAGTTCCGCAGCCTGTTCCACCACAGCCTGGACGGCATCCTGCTGATCAGTAGCGACTATCGGATTATTGATGCCAACCCGGCCGTCTGCGCCATGCTGCAGCGGGACAAGGAGCAGCTGGTGGGTCAGCCCAGTGAGCTGGGCATGGTCAATGATGCGGCGCTGCGGGCGGCGCGCCAGGCGCAGCGCCGTCATGGCAGCTTTCGCGGCGAACTCTACGCCCGGCGGGCCGATGGCGGGGTGTTTCCGGTGGAAGTCAGCGCCTCCAGGTTCGCCGGTGCCGATGGCGAGTACTACATCGCCACCGTGATGCGCGATATCAGTGAGCGCAAGCGCGCGGAGCACGCCCTGCGCGCGTCTCGGGAGGATATACGCCGGCTGTGGGGCTTCGCCCAGTCGGTGCGTGAGCAGGAGCAGAAGCGGCTTGCCCGGGAAGTGCACGACGAACTGGGTCAGCTGCTCACGGCCATGAAGCTGGACCTGGACTGGCTCAAGCGCAAGCTGCCCGAGGAGGAGACCTTCGTCGCCGACAAGGTGGCCGATCTGGAGGTGCTGCTCAGCGCCACTCTCGACGCCCAGCGGCGTTTGCTGGCGGGGCTGCGGCCTCGAGTTCTCGACGAGCTGGGCTTGGGAGCCGCCTGCCAATGGTTGCTGAGGGAGTTTACCGCCAGCAGTAACGTGCCTCATCAGCTGTGCCTCAGTCACGGCGAGTTCCAGTTGGAGGATGAGCTCGCCACCACGGTGTTTCGCATTGTCCAGGAGGCGCTCACCAATGTGGCGCGACACGCGCAAGCCAGCCGGGTGCGGGTGAGCCTGATCCAGGGCGAGGGGCGCTTCTGCGTGCGGGTGCTCGATGACGGCTGCGGTCTGGCGTCTCGGCCAGACTCCTCTCAACAGCGGTTCGGGTTGCTGGGTATCCGTGAGCGGGTGAACCTGCTCAACGGCGAGCTGAGGCTGGAGAGCCAGCCCGGGTGCGGTACCGAGTTGCACGTGGATCTGCCGCTTGAGCCGGCGCGGGCTCCGGCTCAGGCGGGCGTGCCCGATCAGACCACGGCCAAGCTCGCCGGCGTGGCGCTCCAGGGGGGCGGAATCAGGGCGCACAGCCCGTGGGCGTGCCCCAGAGCGTGAACGCCTCGATGAACCTTTACGGAGACGCGTAGGGTTCGCGCTCAAGCGCGCGCCCTCGGTGGGTGATGCCGCGGGTCATGGGGCCGGGATCGGCTGGAAGACGTATTGCGGCAGCCCTTCCGCTTCTTCATCCAGCCGCCGGCGCAGCTTTTCCCCTCCCAGAGCCAGCACCCGCACGTCCGGCTTTGTTTCCAGCCCTCCCCACCAACGCCGCAGCAGGCCCACCGCATCGCCCTCGAAACACCCGGGCAGGCCATCCGGATGGGCGATGCGGCTGGGAATGCCGAGTTCCTCCAGCATGGCGATGCCGGCAATCGCTTCCGCCGGTTTCGGGCCGATCAGGTAACGGGAGGGGCGTGGCCGAAACGGCAGGCTGTCCGCGGCGCCGATGAGCACCAGCCGGGGTGGGGGATTCTGGCGCCGGGCGGCATGCAGCGCGGCCGCCAGGCCCACTTCATCCGCCAGCAGTACCGGGGCCGCCGGTGCCGCGGGACCCAGCGGGCCGTTCACGCGGCAGGGGCTGCCGGGGCGCAGTTCGGGCAGCTTGCGGGCAAGCGCGGGGGGCAACAGCAGCGCGGTCCACTCGGCGTGTTGTTCCAGCACGGGTAGGCGGAGGCTTTGCCCCTGCAGGTCCAGTTCCAGCCATTGCCCCGGTGCGGCCGGCGGGTGGCGGGCCGCCAGGCGCAGCATCTGCCAGCCCTGGGCAAGCGGCCCCAGGCCTTGCACAGGGGCGTCGTTCACGGCGTGCGTTCAAAGACCACGCGCCCAGCCAGCAAGGTGTGGCTGGCACGGCCGCTGAATTCCCAGCCGTGGTAGAGGCTGTTCTTGCCGCGACTGAGCATGGTCTCGGGCCGATGCCACCAGACCGCGTGCGGGTCCAGCACGCAGATATCGGCCGGGGCGCCGGGCTGCAGGCGCCCCGCATCCAGGCCGAGGATGCGGGCCGGGTTGCTGGTCACGCAGGCCAGCGCCTGATGCAGCGGCAGTACACGATCATCGGCCAGGCGCAGGATCAGGGCGAGCAGGCTGTCCACCGCGGACACGCCGGGCTCGGTCTCGCTGAACGGGGCGCACTTGGCGTCGGCATCGTGGGGCTGGTGGTCGGAGCAGATCACCTCGATCACGCCCTGGGCCAGGGCGCGACGCAGGGCGTCCCGGTCGGCGGTGCTGCGCAGCGGCGGCTGCAGATGGGCCTCGGCGCGAAAGCCGCTGACGTCCATCTCGTTGAAGAACAGATGGTGAATGCTCACATCGGCGCTCACCGGCAGGCCGTCGTGACGGGCCCGGGCCAGCAATTCCGCGCCCCGGGCGGTGGACAGGCGGGTGAAGTGCACGGGCCCGCCCACGGCGTCCACCAGCGCCAGATCCCGGGCGAGCGCCGCGGTCTCGGCGGCCTCCGGTATGCCGGGAATGCCGAGCCGGGTGGCGACGTGCCCCTCGTGCATGCCGCCCTCGCGGTGCAGCCAGGGGTCCCGGGGGGTGAGCAGTACCGGCAGTTGCTGGGTGGCGGCGTATTCCAGCGCCCGGCGCAGCACCAGGCTGTTGGCCACCGGCTGGCCGCCGTCGCTGAGCGCCGGGCAGCCGGCCCGTTTCAGCGCGGCCATTTCGCTCAGGCGCTCGCCTTCCAGGCCCAGGGTCAGCGCCCCCAGCGGGATGACGCGGGCGGCGTCGGTTTCCTCGGCCCGGCGGTGGATCAGCTCCACCACCGAGGGGCTGTCGATCACCGGGCGGGTGTCCGGCGGGCAGCAGGCGTGGCCGATGCCGCCGCCGGCCGCGGCGCGGGCTTCACTGGCAATCGAGCCCTTGCGGCTATGGCCGGGTTCGCGCAGGCGCACGGACAGGTCCACCAGGGCGGGGATCACCCACTGCCCGGCGGCGTCCAGGGTGCGCTCGGCCTGGAAGCCGGCAGGCGCGTCGCCGATGGCCTGAATGCGCCCCTCGGCGATGAACACATCGGCCTCGCCGTCGAAGCCGCTGGCCGGGTCGATGACACGGCCGTTGCTGATCAGCAGGCCCTTCATGCCGCTCCCTCCCCCTGACGGGCCCCCAGGCACATGGACATCACCGCCATGCGCACGGCGATGCCGTTGGTGACCTGGCGCAGGATGACCGCGCGCTTGCCGTCGGCCACCGCCGAGTCGATCTCCACCCCGCGATTGATGGGGCCGGGGTGCATGACGATGGCCTCCGGGTGCGCCAGGGCGAGCCGTTCCTCGCTCAAGCCGTAGAGGCGAAAGTATTCCGATTCACTGGGCAGCAACGCGCCCTGCATGCGCTCGCGCTGCAGCCGCAGCATGATCACCACGTCCACGTCCCGCAGCCCGGCGGTGAGATCGTGATAGACCTGCGCCCCCAGACTGTCCACCTCGGCGGGCAGCAGGGTGCGCGGCCCGATCACCCGCACCTCGCCCACCCCCAGGCCGTTCAGGGCGTGGATCTGGGAGCGGGCCACCCGGGAGTGGAGGATGTCGCCGACGATGGCCACCCGCAGCGGGCCGAAATCCCCCTTGTGCTGGCGGATGGTGAGCATGTCCAGCATGGCCTGGGTGGGGTGGGCGTGCTGGCCGTCGCCGGCGTTGATCACCGCCACCCCGGGGCCGACTCGCTCGGCGACGAAATGTGCGGCGCCGGAGCTGGCGTGGCGCACCACGAACATATCGCTCTGCATGGCTTCCAGGTTGCGCAGCATGTCCAGCAGGCTCTCGCCCTTGCTGGTGGCGGAGTTGGCGATGTCCAGGTTGACCACGTCCGCCGACAGGCGCTTGGCGGCCAGCTCGAAAGTGGTGCGGGTGCGGGTGCTGGGCTCGAAGAACAGGTTCATCACCGTGCGCCCGCGCAGCAGCGGCACCGACTTGATGGACTTGTCGATCACCCCGGTGAAGGACTGGGCGGTGTCGAGAATGTCGGTGAGCAGCTCCCGGGGCAGGCCCTCGGTGCTGAGAAAATGCCGCAGCCGGCCCTGACGGTCCAGTTGGATATCGTTCACAGGCTGCGCTCCTGCCATTGCAGCGGCTCCGGTCCCCGCAACTTGATCTGGCGCTCGGCGGGTAGAGCCAGATGCTGGCCCACCACCTCGGCGGCGATCGGCAGTTCACGCCCGCCCCGGTCCACCGCCACGGCCAGGTGCACGCCGGCCGGGCGGCCGTAGTCGAAGATTTCGTTCAGTGCGGCGCGAATGGTGCGCCCGGTGTAGAGCACATCGTCGATGAGCAGGATGTGCCGTCCCTCCACCTCGAAGGGCAGCTGCGACGGCTGTACCCGGGGGTGCATGCCGATGCGGCTGAAATCATCGCGGTAGAAGGAGATGCCCAGTGTGCCCAGCGGTGTGCGCAGGCCCAGGCGGGGGTGCAGACGTTCGGCGATCCAGGCGCCGCCGGTGTGTATGCCGATCATGGCCGGGTCTTTCAGGCCCCGGGCCTCGATCAGCTGCGCGAGGCCCTCGGCCATGCGCTCGATGAGTTTCTCAGCTTGCTCCATGCGCCGCTTCCGCAAACCAGGTTTCGAGGATGACCTGGGCGGCCACCGCGTCCAGGCCGGCCTTGTGGCCGCCGCTCTCGCGCAGCCGCGCCTCGGCCTCGACGGAGGATAGCAGCTCCGCCACATGATGTACCGGCAGGTGGTAGCGGCCGTGCAGCCGCCGGGCGAAGCGCTCGGCCGCCTCGCTCATGGCGCTGGGGCTGCCGTCGGCGTGCAGGGGCAGGCCCACCACCAGCCCGGCCGGCGCCCACTGATCGAGCAGGGCGCGCAGCCGCTCCCAGGGGATGCCCTGGCGGCAGTCCAGCGTTTCCAGCGGACGCGCGCTCCCGGTGAGAGACTGCCCCACCGCCACGCCTAGGCGCCGCTCGCCGAAGTCGAAGGCCAGATAGGTGCCAGGGGGGCAGGTCATGGTGTGCCTTGTGGTCCGCGTATGCCGTCAATCGGGCACAGAGACTACGACGTTGCGCGGGCACTGTCCAAGGGCGCGGTGCCCGCGCCGCGGGTGGGCGTCCTCAGCCCGCCAGCATCCGCCACAGCTGGTGATAAAGCGGAATCCCGATGAGCACATTGAAGGGGAAGGTCAGGCCCAGCGAGGCCAGCATGGCCAGGCCGATGTTGGCCTGCGGAATGGCGGCACGCACCGCCACCGGGGCGGCGATGTAGGACGCGCTGGCGGTCAGCGCGGCGAGGACCACCGCCGAGCCTTCTTCCAGCCCCAGCCCGTAGCCCATGGCCAGGCCCGCGAGCGACAGCACGGCCGGGGCGCACAGGGCGAACACCATCAACCGCGCGTGGCCGAGCTTGAGTCCGCGCAGGGTGTCCGCCGCCACCAGGCCCATCTCCAGCAGAAACAGGGCGAGCACCCCCTGGAAGGCGCCGGTGTAGAGGCTGGTCACCCCGCTGCCGCCGTTGGGTCCGTACAGCCAGCCGATCAACACGCCGCCCACCAACAGGATCACGCCTCGGTTGGTCAGGGTTTCGTGCCACAGCGCCGAGGGCTGCTCCCCGGCCCGGGCCCCGGCCAGGTGGCGGAACAGAAACAGGCCGACGAGGATGGCGGGCAGCTCCAGCAGCACCAGGTAAAGCGTTACCTGGCCGCCCACCGCCAGTTCGTGGGTCTCGGCGTAGGCCAGTGCGACCGCGAAGGTGCCCGCGCTCACCGAACCATAATGGGCGGCGAGGCTGGCGCTGTCGGCCAGCGGCAAGCCCACCAGATGGCGCACCACGGGGAAGACCAGCAGCGGAATGGCAATGCCCAGCAGGGTGATGCCGGCCAGCTCCCACAGCAGCGCCGGGCTCAGGCTGCCGTTCAGGGCCATGCCGCCCTTGAGGCCGATGGTGAGCATGAGCAGCAGGCCGAGAACGTCACAGGCGGCCCGGGGAATGGACAGATCCGAGCGCACCAGGCCGGCGAACAGGCCGAGCAGGAAGAACATGACAACGATATCGGGCACGGGGACCTCCTTGGGCTTGTGGCGTTGCGGCGCAACAATCCCTGAGATGGCGCGGAAACGAAAGTAAATAAAAGATTCCCATGCATGGATGTTTATCTATAATTACTTCATGCGTCCGCGCCAGCTCACCATCCGTCTGCTCCAGGTCTACGCCGAAGTGGTGCGCTCCGGCTCCGTGACCGACACGGCCGCCCGGCTGCACCTGACGCAGCCCACCGTGTCCCAGCAACTGCGCCGGCTGCGCGAAATGGTGGGGGCGCGGATTCTGCACAGCCGCCAGGGGCGCTTGGTGCCCACCGAGGTGGGGCAGTCCTTGTATCGCTTGAGCCAGGATGTGCTCAGCCGCGTGGACAGCTTCGTGCAGTACCTGGACGAGTACCGCGAGGGAGAGCGGGGGCATTTCAGCATCGCGCTGGTGAACACCGCCCAGTACGTGCTCCCGCGGTTGCTGGCGCCCTTCACCCGCGATTGCCCCGATGTGGACGTCACGGTGGAGGTGGGTAACCGGGAACAGGTGCTGCAGCGCTTTCACCGCCACGAGGACGACCTGTACATCTTCAGCCATCCGCCGGCGGGTGAGGAGGTGATCGCGGCCCCTTTCCTGGCCAACCCCCTGGTGGTGGTCGCACCCGCCGATTCGCCCTGGGCGCGCCGCGGCCCCCTGTCCTTCAAAATGCTGGCCGGGGAGCGCTTCCTGCTGCGGGAGCCGGGCTCGGCCACCCGACGCCTGGTCGACAACTGGCTGAGCAGTCAGGAGATCAGCCTGCGCCACACCCAGCAGATTGCCAGCAACGAGGGGATACGTGTCGCGGTGGGCGCCGGCATGGGCCTGGCGGTGCTGTCCGAGCACGTGCTGCGCGAATCCCACCCCGAGATATGCATCCTGCCGGTGGGCGGGTTTCCCCTGCAGAGCCGCTGGCAGTTCGTGCTACGCCGCGGGCGGCATTTGCCGCCCGCGGCGCGGCGTTTTCTGGGCTTCTCGGCGCAGGCGCTGCGCCGGGAGATCGATGCGATGGAGGGTGAGCACGCCATCGCGGCGCTGCTCGCCGGCGGCGGGGGCAGCGACGATCAGGCGTGACCGGCTCCGGGGGCGAGCAGGTTCAGGTCCACCCCCAGCAGCGAGGCCGCGGCCTGCCAGCGCTCCGACGGCGCCCGCTCGAACAGGATGGCGCTGTCCGCCGGCCCGCTGAGCCAGCTGTTCTCGGCCAACTCCTGCTCCAGTTGCCCGGCCCCCCAGCCGGCATAGCCCAGGGCAATGAGAAAACGCTCCGGGCCTTCTTGCGCTGCCACGGCTTCCAGGATGTCCCGTGACGTGGTGATCGCCACCTCATCGCTGATCTGCAGCGAGGACTCCCATTGCCGCGAGGGGGCATGCAGCACGAAGCCACGATCCCGCTGCACCGGCCCACCCATGTAGACCACGGTCTGAGCCAGTTCGGGCGCCTCGCAGGGCAGGCTCATGTGCTCCAGCAATTCCCCCAGGGAGACCTCCGTGGGGCGATTGATGACGATGCCCAGCGCGCCCTCCTCGGTGTGCTCGCAGACGTAGGTGACGGTACGGGAGAAGTTGGGATCGTCCAGGCTGGGCATGGCGATCAGGAAATGGCCGTTGAGGAAGTCTTCCGTGCTCATGGAGCCAGTATCCGCCAGGGGGGGCTCGGCGGACAAGGGCGTTGCGCTCAGCGGGTGCTCAAGCCCCCAGCGCTGAAGCGCCAGGTGCGAGTGATCACCAGTTGCTCCCTGCCCTGGCGCACCTCGGCGGCCACCGCGGGGTAGGGGGCGGCGAGTTGCACGATGCGCATGGCGGCCTGGTCCAGCGCCGGGTGGGGGGAGGGGCGGTTGATGCGGATGTCCGCCACGCTGCCGTCGGCCCGCAGGGTCACATCCAGCACCAGGCTGCCGCTCAGTCCCAGGCGCCGGGCCTGCTCGGGGTAGTTGAGATTGCCCACCTGTTCCACCCGGTCGATCCAGCGGCGCATATAGTCGGCGGCCGCGTGGGCGCGGGTGGCGGCGCTGATGAAATGCTTGCTAGGCCCGCGGGCGCCGGCGGCCTCGGGGGAGGGGTCGAATTCCGCCTGGCGGGCGCTGCTGGTGCGAGTGGGGCGCAGGTTGATCGGCTCCAGCGCCCGGGGCGCGGGGCGGTGGCTGTCTTGGCGCCGGGCGCGCTCGCGGGCGGTGGCCTCGCTGCTGATCAGGGATTCGCTGTCCCGATGCGCTCGCCGAGTCTGCTCTCGGCGCTGCTGCTGGGACAGCCCGGCCTGGCGGCTGTGGGTATGGGAGGGCTCCCGTGGCCGAGCGCGGTCATCCAGGTCGCCGCCGCCTTCCTGGTCGGCTTGGGCGAGGAAGTCATGGTGCTCAGGCGCCTGTTGCTCGGGTAACGTCGCCAGCGTGATCTCCAGTACGTCCCGGGGCGGGCGCTTGGCCGGGTCCGCCTGGCTGAAGCCAACGCCCAGGATGATAAGCCCGTGCAGCACCGCGGCCAGGAACAGAGCCAGGGCCAGGCGGTCGGGGGCGTGGGCTTGGGCGGTGGTGGCACTCATGGACGGTAGCTTAAACGGCGCAGTATGGCCGCGGCCAGCAGGCCGTTCACGATTCCAAAGGCCAGGGCCGCGCTGAGCAGCACCGGCAGCAGTTTGAGCAGCGCCGGGTGGGGGATGAACAGCTGCCAGGCCAGTAAAAACTGGGTGCCCATATGCGCCATGCTGGCCAGCACGCTGCAGCCCACGGCGCCAATCCCCGGCAGGCGGGCGGCGAGCCCCAGGGCCAGTACCGCCGCCAGCGCCCCGCCCAGGCTGAGAATGAAGGTGGGCGAGAGGAAGGTGCCCAGGATCAGCCCACCGGCCAGCACCCGCAGCACCGCCACCCAGGCCGCCGCGCGCCAGCCAAACCGCAGCAGCACCACCACCGTGATGATGTTCGCCAGCCCCGGCTTGATGCCCGGCACCGGGCTTGGCAGGGCGGACTCCGCCACGTGGATGACGATGGCCAGCGCTGCCAGCCAGGCGATGCGCAGGTCTTCCCGTTGGGCCTGTACCACGCTCATGGGGGCTTAAAAGTTCATGGCATCGTAGCCGCCGTCGCCTTCCACTCGCACCACCACCTGGTTGGGCAGGCAGATGGCGCTCTCGCCGGCCTGCTCCAGCCAGCCGGTGCGCACGCAGATCTGCCGCGGGCCGGGAGAGGCCGTCACCCGCACCCGGCCATCCCGCACCTCGATGCGGCTCTCGCCCAGCGGCCCCTGTACCCGCCATTGCCCCGGCTGGTCCAGGGCTAGCCGATGGCGTTGCTCGCCGGCCACCCAGACACTGGCATGGGTCGCCCGGCCCGGCTCGCCCCAGAGCAGCGCGTAACTGGCGATAACCGCCAGCAGGGCGAGCAGGCACAGCAGGCGGTCGGTCCAGCTCACGGAATCGACACCTGGAGCACGGCCGCCGGCTCGCGCTCGAAGCGCAGCCGCTCGGCCATGGCGGGGCTCAGCCGGGCGCGGCCCTGGTTGTCCATCAACAACACGCGCTCGATGCCCAGCCGGGCGGCCAGCCGGGGCCATTGCGTGGGGCCGGCCACGAACAGCGCCGTGGCGGCCGCATCGGCCAGGGTGCCCTGCTCGGTGATCACCGTGAGCGACTGCGCCCCGCGGGCGGGTTCGCCGCTGCGAGGATCCAGCAGGTGGTGATAGCGTCGGCCCTGATGCTGGAAGTACCGTTCGTAGTCACCGGAGGTGAAGATGCACTCGCCGGGCTGCAGTCGCACCGCGGCGAGCACGCCGCTCTCGCGGGGGTGGCGGATTCCGATGCGCCAGTCGCGTTTGGCCGGTCGGCCCAGGGTGCACAGATCGCCCCCTGCGTTGACGATGGCCGCGCGGGCGCCGGCCCGTCGCGCGGCTTCCACCGCCCGGTCCACGGCGTAGCCCTTGGCGAAGGCGCCCAGATCCAGCTCCAGGCCTTGGGCGGGGGGCAGTAGCCGCGTCCCGGCGCATTCCTCCGCGGGGGCGGCTCCTGGTCGTGAGTCTTGGGTCTCGGCCGTTCTTGGTCCCGCGTTTTCCACGCAGGCGTCTGAGGCGCTTGTCGGGTCGAAGCGCAGCTCATCGAGGCTGGCGCGCCGGGCGCGCCAGGCGCGCAGCTCCCCGGGCGGCGGAGGCTGCGCGGGGGTGGTCTCTTGATGAAAGCCCCATAGACGGATCAGCGGGGCGATGGCGGGGTCGAAAAGCCCGTCGCTGGCGCGGGTGAGCGTCTGAGCGTGGCGTAGCAGGGCGGCGAGCCCCGCGGAGGCGGCCACGGGCTGGCCGTCACGCAGGGCGGCGTTGACCCGGCGCAGTTCGCCGTTGCCCTGCCAGGGGTGCAGGCGGTCATGCAGGCGCTGCAGGTCCGCTTCGATGCGTTGGCCCAGCGCCTGGGCTTCGTCGTCCGTGAGCCCGTAGAGGCTCAGCTCCACCACGGTGCCCATGACCAGAATGCGCCCCCGCCAGGGTGTCTCCGACTGCTCGGCGCAGCCGGCCAGCAGCACGACCGCGGCGAGCAGCAGGGCTCTCACCGCAGACGCCTCTCGATGACATCCAGCAGCTGGGCGCTGATGTTGATGCCGTAGAGGGCGTCCAGTTCGCGCACGCAGGTGGGGCTGGTGACGTTGATCTCGGTGAGGAAGTCGCCGATCACATCCAGGCCCACGAAGAGCAGGCCCATCTCACGCAGGGTGGGGCCCACCTGCTCGGCGATCCAGCGATCCCGGTCGCTCAGAGCGACCCCTTCGCCGCGGCCGCCGGCGGCCAGATTGCCGCGGGTCTCGCCCGCCGCCGGGATGCGCGCCAGGGCGTAAGGCACCGGTTCGCCGTCGATCATCAAGATGCGTTTGTCGCCGTCCTTGATCTCGGGCAGGAACTTCTGGACCATGATGTAACGGCCGCCGTGCTCGGTGAGGGTCTCGATGATTACCGACAGGTTCGCCTCGTCGGGCTCCACCACGAAGATGGACGCGCCCCCCATGCCGTGCAGGGGCTTGAGGACGCTCTTGCCGTGCTCGGCGACGAAGGCGCGCAGCCGGGTCGCGTCGCTGGTCACCTCGCAGGGGCCGCAGCACTGGGGGAATTGCAGCGCGAACAGCTTTTCATTGGCATCGCGCAGGCTCTGCGGGCGGTTCACCACCAGCGCGCCGGCCTGCTGGGCGTGCTCCAGAATGTAGCTGGCGTACAGGAACTGGCTGTCCACCGGCGGGTCCTTGCGCATCAGGATCACGTCCAGCTCGGCCAGGGGGCCGTCCTCGGCTTCGCCCAGTTCGAAGTAGTCATGGTCCTGGTCCCGCACGCGGATGGCTCGGTGACGACCGCGGGCCTCGCCCTGGCGCAGGTAAAGGTCACCCAACTCCAGGTAGCGCAGTGTCCAGCCGCGCCGCTGGGCTTCCAGCATCATGGCGAGGCTGGTGTCCTTGTAAGGCGTGATCGACTCGATGGGGTCCATCACCACGCCGCATCGGATGCTCATAAGGTCTCCCTTGGGTTCCGGTGTTTTCAGCTCGGCCTATTTCAGCTCGGCGATTTCCCGAGCCGCTGCCAGCAGTGCCAGGCGAGCGATCACGCCGTAGGCATAGAAGCGGTTGGGCTGGGCGTCCGGCGCCTGGTGGAGGTCGGGGTTGGTACAGCTGCCGGCGAAGGCCAGCGACTGGAATTGCATGCCCGGGGCGTTGAGGTTCTCGGTGGCGCTGCGCGCCTGGTGCACGCGGTAGAAGCCGCCCACTACGAAGTGGTCGATCATGTAGACCACCGGCTCGGCGCTTGCGAACTGCTCGCCCCAGGTTTCGTACGTATAAACCCCTTCCTGGATGAGCACCCGGCTGACGGCCAGACCCTCCTTGGCGGAGGCCATCTTGTTGCGCTGCTTGCGGTTCAGCTGGTGAATCTCCTCCACGCTGCTGACGCTCATGATGCCCATACCATAGGTGCCCGAATCGGCCTTGATGATCACGAAGGGCTCGCGATCGATGCCGTACTCCTCGTACTTGGCGCGGATGTCCGCGAGCAGGGCGGAAACATTGCGTGACAGGCAGTCCTCTCCCTCGCGCTTCTTGAAGTCGATCTTGCCGCAGTTGCGGAACAGCGGGTCGATCAGCCAGGGGTCTATGCCGATCAGCTCACAGAACTCCGTCGCCACGTTCCGGTAGTGTCCGAAGTGTCCGGACTTCGAGCGATTGCTCCAGCCGATTCCGGGAGGCGGAGTCACCGGCTGGTCCAGGCCTTCGAGGATCTCGGGGCGCCCACCGGAGAGGTCGTTGTTGAGCAGCACCAGGCAAGGCTGGTAGTCGCCGATGTGCACCCGCCGGCCCGTGCGCTGCAGCG
This genomic window contains:
- a CDS encoding PilT/PilU family type 4a pilus ATPase produces the protein MDFNALLELMVNKKGSDLFITAGMPPSMKISGRLAPVTKSKLTPEQARQVVLSIMNERQREEFEATHECNFAISATGLGRFRVSAFYQRNNVGMVLRRIETNIPSTDELKLPAVIKEFAMIKRGLVIFVGATGTGKSTSLASMISYRNHNSTGHIITIEDPIEFIHQHAGCIVTQREVGIDTESFDVALKNTLRQAPDVILIGEIRTQDTMDYAIAFAETGHLCLATLHANNANQAMDRIVNFFPPERHNQLFMDLSLNLKGVVAQQLIPTPDGKGRVPAVEVLKGTPLVADKIRAGEVHELKEIMKRSREQGMQTFDQHLFELYKSGQITYEDALRYADSENEVRLMAKLGADDTQERLESATAGMTLVDERAGDHRY
- a CDS encoding PAS domain-containing sensor histidine kinase, whose protein sequence is MKRLASWWRRKAPPASPPGAADTDDEQLWVSRAHLRRMEELAQRYRSIVDLIPEAVCVVAPDGRYLERNAHAETLTGIGIDAVRGRSFLDLVIPEDRERAFEAVNGAKQGKPQNTGFRVYNAEGGVVHTDLTVAPIVSEGEVVAVFGLARDMTHRVEAERRLKASEQKFRSLFHHSLDGILLISSDYRIIDANPAVCAMLQRDKEQLVGQPSELGMVNDAALRAARQAQRRHGSFRGELYARRADGGVFPVEVSASRFAGADGEYYIATVMRDISERKRAEHALRASREDIRRLWGFAQSVREQEQKRLAREVHDELGQLLTAMKLDLDWLKRKLPEEETFVADKVADLEVLLSATLDAQRRLLAGLRPRVLDELGLGAACQWLLREFTASSNVPHQLCLSHGEFQLEDELATTVFRIVQEALTNVARHAQASRVRVSLIQGEGRFCVRVLDDGCGLASRPDSSQQRFGLLGIRERVNLLNGELRLESQPGCGTELHVDLPLEPARAPAQAGVPDQTTAKLAGVALQGGGIRAHSPWACPRA
- a CDS encoding dihydroorotase; this encodes MKGLLISNGRVIDPASGFDGEADVFIAEGRIQAIGDAPAGFQAERTLDAAGQWVIPALVDLSVRLREPGHSRKGSIASEARAAAGGGIGHACCPPDTRPVIDSPSVVELIHRRAEETDAARVIPLGALTLGLEGERLSEMAALKRAGCPALSDGGQPVANSLVLRRALEYAATQQLPVLLTPRDPWLHREGGMHEGHVATRLGIPGIPEAAETAALARDLALVDAVGGPVHFTRLSTARGAELLARARHDGLPVSADVSIHHLFFNEMDVSGFRAEAHLQPPLRSTADRDALRRALAQGVIEVICSDHQPHDADAKCAPFSETEPGVSAVDSLLALILRLADDRVLPLHQALACVTSNPARILGLDAGRLQPGAPADICVLDPHAVWWHRPETMLSRGKNSLYHGWEFSGRASHTLLAGRVVFERTP
- a CDS encoding aspartate carbamoyltransferase catalytic subunit, giving the protein MNDIQLDRQGRLRHFLSTEGLPRELLTDILDTAQSFTGVIDKSIKSVPLLRGRTVMNLFFEPSTRTRTTFELAAKRLSADVVNLDIANSATSKGESLLDMLRNLEAMQSDMFVVRHASSGAAHFVAERVGPGVAVINAGDGQHAHPTQAMLDMLTIRQHKGDFGPLRVAIVGDILHSRVARSQIHALNGLGVGEVRVIGPRTLLPAEVDSLGAQVYHDLTAGLRDVDVVIMLRLQRERMQGALLPSESEYFRLYGLSEERLALAHPEAIVMHPGPINRGVEIDSAVADGKRAVILRQVTNGIAVRMAVMSMCLGARQGEGAA
- the pyrR gene encoding bifunctional pyr operon transcriptional regulator/uracil phosphoribosyltransferase PyrR encodes the protein MEQAEKLIERMAEGLAQLIEARGLKDPAMIGIHTGGAWIAERLHPRLGLRTPLGTLGISFYRDDFSRIGMHPRVQPSQLPFEVEGRHILLIDDVLYTGRTIRAALNEIFDYGRPAGVHLAVAVDRGGRELPIAAEVVGQHLALPAERQIKLRGPEPLQWQERSL